The following are from one region of the Meleagris gallopavo isolate NT-WF06-2002-E0010 breed Aviagen turkey brand Nicholas breeding stock chromosome 21, Turkey_5.1, whole genome shotgun sequence genome:
- the MRM1 gene encoding rRNA methyltransferase 1, mitochondrial: GLREGWGSAGREASKGGRRPAGRALPIERTRGSEILFGVAPCSMALSQARRDLFRLFLKRSGGPQRAVSSELVLQAAARGVPVLHVGRRELDALCGGRVHQGVCLEATPLCFKRLEEAEEPGLENGESPNRRLLWLVLEQIQDPMNLGALLRSAYFLGVDRVVTSRRNSCPLTPTVSKASSGAMEVFDVYSTDDLRSFLKAKAAEGWEVVGTVSQFETVENVPVISCLEFRWNKPIILVIGSEGDGLSLETQLLCHQMLVIPSGRALHPGIESLNVSVATGILLHSICSQKLRHGD; encoded by the exons GGTCTGCGGGAGGGCTGGGGCTCGGCGGGACGCGAGGCCTCGAAGGGCGGGAGGAGGCCGGCGGGAAGGGCTCTGCCCATCGAGAGGACGAGGGGCAGCGAGATCCTGTTCGGCGTAGCGCCGTGCTCCATGGCGCTGTCCCAGGCCAGGAGGGATCTGTTCAGGCTGTTCCTCAAGCGGAGCGGCGGCCCTCAGCGTGCGGTCAGCAGCGAGTTGGTGCTGCAGGCCGCGGCACGCGGGGTTCCCGTGCTCCACGTCGGGAGGAGGGAGCTGGACGCGCTGTGCGGGGGCCGCGTCCACCAGGGAGTGTGCTTGGAGGCCACCCCGCTCTGCTTCAAGAGGCTGGAGGAGGCCGAAGAGCCCGGCCTGGAGAATGGAGAGAGCCCGAACCGACGGCTGCTGTGGctggtgctggagcagatccaggACCCCATGAACCTGGGGGCACTGCTGCGCTCTGCGTACTTCCTGGGGGTGGACAGAGTGGTGACCAGCCGGAGGAACAg ctGCCCCTTGACTCCAACAGTGAGCAAAGCAAGTTCTGGAGCTATGGAAGTCTTTGATGTCTACAGCACAGATGATCTCCGGAGCTTTTTGAAG GCTAAAGCTGCAGAAGGCTGGGAAGTTGTGGGAACAGTGAGCCAGTTTGAAACTGTGGAAAATGTTCCTGTCATCAGCTGCTTGGAATTTCGGTGGAATAAACCCATTATTTTAGTGATAG GTAGTGAAGGTGATGGCCTTTCCCTGGAGACGCAGCTCCTGTGCCACCAGATGCTGGTCATCCCCTCTGGCAGAGCGCTGCACCCAGGCATCGAGTCACTGAACGTCTCCGTAGCCACTG GCATTCTCCTGCACTCCATCTGCAGCCAAAAGCTGAGACACGGTGATTGA